GTCAGTATTGTGGTGAAAGATTGTTGTATATGTGGAACCAGAGGAAAAGCTAAAAAAGAAAAGGGAGAAAGAACGAAACAGAAAACAGAAGAAAATTTAATTACACAATACGTCATGTTGTTTTGCATTCTGTGGAGTATACATCTCAATATCTGCAATTCAGCATATAAAAGAAACGAACATAAGATTTGTACATTTGTGTCGTTAGCATTCTCTCTGTTTTTTTGTGATGTTTTACAATCTGTGGAGTATATACCTGCTCCTTTTGGTTACCACCAGCAAGTTGTTTCAGTTTTACGAATTTTTTACTTGGCCTCATGGGGTTTAAAGCACATTTAATAAAGTTGTAAAATATATTCAACCAGTCCTTTAGCATTCATCAATTTCGTACTACTTAGTTTACCCATCCTCTTTTTTGTATGGATTAAGATTATAAACTCTTAAAAGAAAAAGTCACACTTCTGCCACCCATAATATCTAACAGATTCATGGTTTTGGTTTTCTGGTTTGTGGCACATGATAGAGATACTACTTACTAAATAgatttcttgaattttttttaatcaatccAAATTCACACTGTTATCTGAACTTTTGAACTGACACATTAGATTCATATTTCTATGCAGTACTGCCGGGTGCCCTTTTGGTGAAGGTTGCCACTTCTTGCATTATGTTCCCGGTGGCTTGAAGACTGTGTCACATTTAATCAATGTTGGTGGCAGCCCAGCCCTCCCTCCATCCGCTAGAAACCCTGTAGCTCCACCATCTTTCCCAGACAGCTCATCTCCCCAAGCTGTCAAGACCCGCTTGTGCAACAAGTTCAACTCAGCAGAAGGCTGTAAGTTTGGTGAAAAATGCCATTTTGCTCACGGAGAGTGGGAGCTTGGCAAGCCAACATTACCATCCTACGAAGATCACCGCGGCAGGATGGGTGGTAGGATGGAGCCTCCTCCTTCACATGGTCTTGCAGCCAGCTTCGGAGCATCATCCACAGCCAAAATTAGTGTTGATTCTTCACTTGCTGGAGCCATTATTGGGAAAAATGGTGTGAACTCGAAACAAATATGTCGTGCCACAGGTGCAAAACTTTCGATAAGAGATCACGAGACAGACCCTAACTTGAGGAATATTGAGCTCGAGGGAACCTTCGATCAGATTAAGCAGGCCAGTACGATGGTTCGTGAGCTAATCGTGAATGTTGGATCATCTATGGCTGCAAATCACACGAAGAGCCATCATGGTGGTGGTGGTACGGGTCACTCCTCCAGTACGGGAAGCAATTTTAAGACCAAAATATGTGATAACTTCACAAAAGGCTCATGCACATTTGGGGAGAGGTGCCACTTTGCACATGGAGCTCATGAATTGCGCAAGACTgggatataatttttttttggtccTCAATTTATATTGTGCCAATCTTTTCTAGGATGAAAACTTTGATATAGCATgttgtatttttgttttgttttattaaatgtTCTTTGATTGTTAATTTTGCAGcgtttttgagttttaaagtaGGTTTTTGATAATCTTGAAtgattaattttgtttatttttctattcACTTGTCCACTCTTTTATGTCTCGGTTTCTTTTAAAAGCAATGTTAATGCAAAATTTATGGATATTAATCATGGGCTTTGCTTCCAAAGATAACATAAACAAGTTCAAAAATATTGAAATGAGAGATGGGAGATGGGATTGGGTGGCAATCTGACCATTCAAATTTGATTCAAATCAACTTTTTTGACTTTTCATGCAAATAATTCGTCTGGTGAGAATGGGCTGAAAAGATGTATGGCCCATTGTAACACTCTACTACTTAGAGTCGGTaacatgtgattttaaaatgtgttatTAGCTCATaacatgtgattttaaaatgtgttatTAGCTCATTAATCGAGATTTTAgtttaaaagtgtgattaaattaaattaaatactCAATTAATAAAATTCTAAGAGAAAATGtctggacattcattaaaattataaaaatgttaCATACGGattcccaaaacattgtttaaaatataattacaactcaaaagttacttaCCGAGCGAGAAAACTCCACatacataatatataataatttattccAGTAAACGCATAACAAAAACAGATACAACAGACTATTAACACAGCAGCCTAAGTCGATCtaggtgcgttaccaggcaccaggttcacggtcttcaccgagcgggtgagtacaactgtaacgccctggatagccaagaccgttacactgtgtgtttataaagtgtcagacttgctaatcaagtcatttaattaaaatcgtgtcactgaaactataaaggaactagggttagaaaaatgttttggtctacatgggatcccaaaaatattaagtttaaagactgtttacaaaagacacaaggtttatacacaatatcaggccatattaaggcaaaacagacagttaggcaatccctgtcttgacccactcctcgaccatggctatcgaacagctggctatgtacattccaccccgcggCCCTCCatcttagggttggtccagcttgcctttccctttacctgcaccacgtagcacccgtgagccaaggcccagcaagaaaacataacaacagagcataagcaatcaacagacaaatcaatatctcacattgcatcacataatctcaaccatatagtcattcagtataatcaagtattcaacatgctaaacatatcaactcatatcacacatcactgcacaaatgataactagggctagcgctctcaggctgctccctccgttatcccactaactccggcccgcttaaactgagctcagtgaatattaagctgtcctcggctaccagtggccaagccgcgccccgtgcgcaaatataatgtacgacactcttaggccgcttttacatgtctcatggcgtaataccatcattgacatgatacaagtatcgggagcacttagtcccatcataaacatataaccgggtgcagttctcttacctttcaattcactagctttgatcccccgactccttgagcacgatccccctcaagccctagcgctcacctaaacacaaccatgggacaaagtcatcatcaatcctcaagtccaaaacctagcctcggggccaatctcgagcccccgggaagtcctagttccaccaaacaaggtggtggaatcaaaccccaaaccctaggtcaaaagcccttgcaaacaaccctaaaatcccctttagaagacagggtagcgctacagcgctcatgggagggcgctacagcgctacaaacagaagcaaaaccccatcaacaagcttggcctagcgctacagcgcccaaaggctagcgctgtagcgctagtcacaggcagactaacaccagtttttccctcctgcgattttctcgaaccaaccccaaccaaaactcctccaaatctttcccaaactcaaaaacaaccttatggccatactccactcatcccaagcaccccaaatacctagaactcaagcacatgcatccccaaactcaaaattcaccatagccacttctagacaatgAAACTCAGCAGGaaccagttgaacatcaaagttagagcttagaattttatacctttaatgggatttcaaccacaagttgcctctagacttccttggcttgctcctcctcagccttaggcctgaattccctaaagtttccatccaatttaacttaaacaccatagctcaaaaaccagaaacagaaactgaagaactctaaagtcttacctcaagtgttgatgaatccttgctaaacctctgccaattccccaaacttagcttagaatccttgatgcttagtttatcccagctctcctctgagctttgctccagaaaccctcaagaaacagatgaaggaaatgtaaaccgacctagaaaactctctctgttttctccctttcttttcccttcattttccttctttttcagacttctacacttctctacaattcccactaacataaagtctcagtaattcccatatttagaaagccaaatgaccttaatgccctccccttgattcctaaccctttaatccacttaagggcattctagtcattttacccaattcccgctaactcctcgagtgtctctaatatttcccgcttaattcccgatacctatttaatcaccaataacattcctcaatgtcaagataaacTCCGGTATATttgctaaattcccatttatacccctaagctcaccccgagccgggtataaatccccgccatgacttttttgctactttgctcactaggattgtctcgagtcacagatcacagatatatccacataataatgtggtctcgacaatcatcacatatatcaatacagttatgcccataatggccaaaattacgattatgcccttctaacctaatcagggcctatatgcatactaatacacatagtcatgcatctcagatattcaaatagtcatataacatgctttaaatcataatcatgcatcttaatcattaaaaccacacataattcccattatgcccttcaggcacactaatcaaggcccttaagccttattagcgagtttgggtcgttacaacaacaccctagatggccatgccatggcgacCTGCATTCACTATGCTTattgtcgttcccggccttcgccgatcCCAACCTTCGCCGATCCCGGCCTTTGCTGAACCCAACCTTTGCCGAACCTGGCCTTTGCCGATTAGTCACAAACACATAAACATGACACAGAAATTACAGACATTCAAATACATTACTAAACAAAGATAATCGAGCCATGCCTGCTCTAcgagcacaaacaattttcttacctgagtcccaagCTGACCGTATAGTGTGatctcaagcacgatcccctaaacccgagccttagcagtaaaacctagtcacaacgcaataataataaatatccatcaaaccctaaaccaattaaaaacttcggaataatattctagcctctgggaccccgaattctactaaactgggtagtaggatccttcccaagcccttaaATTTCAGTTCatgagcttaaaaccctattttggcCATTTCCCTTGATTTGAGACGCGGCCCAGCCCCTAGGGTGGCGacacgctacaagtcagagagccccaaggctctttCTTGGGggatgcgggccgcggcgcgccctacTTGCGTCGCGGCACCTGGGCAAATTCAGAGACCCTCCAGAGTTTTCTcatgcacacgggccgcgacgcctgaagaacaaggccacGGCTTGATCTCCAAACCTAgaactcccctgcattttcttgaGCCAATTCCACTAAAATCCATCCAAATCCATACCTAAACCCAAAGTTTAGTCTAGAATTCATATCAATGCAACATAATCAGTATAAACACCCCAAAATCTATCCCATAATCTCACTAAAATCCACAAACCAGCCTAAGGCCCAACCCCCATGAGAACCCTTAAATCACAATTGAAAAACTAACAAAAGTCAtaataaaatccttacctcaactgagagTCTGACCCTAAGCTAAACCCAAGCACTTCAAACTTCAAGTTTCCTCAAATCCTCAGCCAATTCCCTAATAATTTCACCAAAACTTCCAAGTacaccaagggagagagagagccaagtagagagagagaatgagggaaTAGGGCTGAGTTCCTTCTCTTCTAGTTATTTCTGTAGAGTCTTAAGTCTATGCCTATCCCTTGGCACCataatgaccaaattgcccctaaaTTAACTCCTAGccctttaataccaccaagggaAATTCTGTCATTTGCACCACTCCCGCCAATCCCTCGAGTATTCCTACAGATCTCCAATTAACCTTGGCATACCCAAATAACTATATGTTACCCAGTAAATCCCGAACACACgccaagttcccaaaatacccctaggctcaccccgagctgggtatttgaccttgttgtgactattcGACTAATCCGCTCCCTATGACTGCCTCAGATCACACATCTCacatatatctccacaatactgtggtctcagtcatatcacaaacataacacacacacatacacacacatatatatatacccttaacgggtcaaaaattacaaatatgtcattattaacaagaacgggcccacatgcatatttaattcacctaaacatgcatatatatatatacatatattcacATTATATTATAACTCAAGTAATTAAGTACTAATGCACATATATCgcaattaatcatgtaataatacAATTGaatcaattattgtcctcccgacacgctaatcaagacactaagttTTATTAGCAGATTTGAGGCGTTACACCCACACATTAGTAAGTAGGCCCAAAAATGGGAAAGCCCAACCCATGATAAAGTTGAAAGTTTTCACTTTTCCCTACGAGCCAAAGACTCAATAATTTTGTTGGTATTGTTAGGGCAACTCCAATCATGTTCTCTATTTTTTagtaaaattttagttaaaatgGCTAAAAAGCTATTTTAGGAGTCACTTTTAATTTAACAACTCCAATCATACTCTCTATTATAGCTAGTTATTGAATAATTTAATGTTTTTTATGGAGCACACTTTGGTTTCATAAATATatcttttattaaaataataatcaattagtaataatga
This genomic interval from Humulus lupulus chromosome 8, drHumLupu1.1, whole genome shotgun sequence contains the following:
- the LOC133794659 gene encoding zinc finger CCCH domain-containing protein 14-like isoform X2 — translated: MLSTEMESFTPGIGSKSKPCTKFFSTAGCPFGEGCHFLHYVPGGLKTVSHLINVGGSPALPPSARNPVAPPSFPDSSSPQAVKTRLCNKFNSAEGCKFGEKCHFAHGEWELGKPTLPSYEDHRGRMGGRMEPPPSHGLAASFGASSTAKISVDSSLAGAIIGKNGVNSKQICRATGAKLSIRDHETDPNLRNIELEGTFDQIKQASTMVRELIVNVGSSMAANHTKSHHGGGGTGHSSSTGSNFKTKICDNFTKGSCTFGERCHFAHGAHELRKTGI
- the LOC133794659 gene encoding zinc finger CCCH domain-containing protein 14-like isoform X1 — its product is MEYEGGRKRARFDASFNGNGGFKKSKPEMESFTPGIGSKSKPCTKFFSTAGCPFGEGCHFLHYVPGGLKTVSHLINVGGSPALPPSARNPVAPPSFPDSSSPQAVKTRLCNKFNSAEGCKFGEKCHFAHGEWELGKPTLPSYEDHRGRMGGRMEPPPSHGLAASFGASSTAKISVDSSLAGAIIGKNGVNSKQICRATGAKLSIRDHETDPNLRNIELEGTFDQIKQASTMVRELIVNVGSSMAANHTKSHHGGGGTGHSSSTGSNFKTKICDNFTKGSCTFGERCHFAHGAHELRKTGI